A genomic window from Fusarium oxysporum Fo47 chromosome VIII, complete sequence includes:
- a CDS encoding Alpha/Beta hydrolase protein — MKLLTLSRLLLPIYVGAETPTATLDSGPVFGLTTTLPAASPVNKFLGIPYAARTQRFSRAKKPEPWTKPLNATRFGPSCRQLFVQSELTPEIDLLKGLFNTASRESEDCLYINAFAPADPHPSRAVLLFISGGGWQQGNGEVDLSGFAAYEDIVVFTFNYRTNVFGFPNSPDIPASEINLGIHDQQLAIEWVQRNARAFGGDPDKVTIWGESAGAMSVDIHVNRYTSPPFRAAMMFSGQMSVGYLGSTASHHDTSYWDNLTNVVGCQGPEQLQCMREVPGDDLVKAMGTAGSAFLPITDNVTILSDRAERWRDGDVAIIPVLMGTIAEEGRGLINRNISLETFLGAYLSEPLVSKSQQKTILEAYDDPSLKTDFDVAAAIYTDFVWQCPQAILANISASVNPTWRFYFNASVTSLLDDKYSWLGKFHGSDVLLLFNTPTFDTMSPQLYTFVEYLRGVVGRFVRNPQAGPGWPVGSRYVANLGDVGQTQTSGPSIIDQTVLDQRCSLYESIYPLIEEYVLSV, encoded by the exons ATGAAGCTTCTCACATTGTCACGACTCTTGCTCCCAATCTACGTCGGGGCTGAAACTCCAACAGCCACACTCGACTCAGGTCCAGTCTTTGGCCTCACTACAACTCTCCCAGCTGCTTCGCCTGTGAACAAGTTTCTCGGTATTCCTTATGCTGCGAGAACGCAACGTTTCAGTCGAGCTAAGAAACCTGAACCATGGACGAAGCCCTTGAATGCGACCAGGTTTGGTCCTTCATGCAGGCAGCTCTTCGTCCAAAGTG AACTCACACCAGAGATTGACCTGCTCAAAGGACTGTTCAACACAGCATCCCGTGAGAGTGAAGACTGTCTCTACATCAACGCTTTCGCTCCAGCAGACCCCCACCCTTCAAGGGCTGTGCTCTTGTTCATCAGCGGCGGTGGATGGCAGCAAGGCAATGGAGAAGTCGATCTGAGTGGTTTCGCGGCGTATGAAGACATCGTAGTCTTCACCTTTAATTACAGAACAAATG TCTTTGGGTTCCCAAACTCCCCAGATATACCAGCTTCAGAGATCAACCTCGGTATCCATGATCAGCAGCTCGCTATCGAATGGGTTCAGAGAAACGCTCGCGCCTTCGGTGGTGATCCAGACAAAGTCACCATCTGGGGTGAATCTGCAGGTGCCATGTCCGTCGATATACACGTCAACAGATACACATCTCCCCCATTCCGCGCCGCAATGATGTTTTCTGGTCAGATGTCTGTTGGGTACCTCGGAAGCACTGCCAGCCATCACGATACTTCGTACTGGGATAACCTGACGAATGTTGTTGGCTGCCAGGGACCAGAACAGCTGCAGTGTATGCGAGAGGTGCCAGGAGACGATCTGGTCAAGGCTATGGGCACGGCTGGGAGTGCATTCTTGCCGATCACTGATAATGTGACAATTCTGAGTGACAGAGCTgagagatggagagatgGCGATGTTGCAATAATTCCTGTGCTTATGGGAACAATTGCGGAAGAGGGCCGAGGACTCATCAACAGAAATATCTCACTCGAGACATTCTTAGGGGCATATCTTTCTGAGCCACTGGTCAGCAAAAGCCAACAGAAAACAATTCTCGAGGCTTATGACGACCCCAGCCTCAAGACCgactttgatgttgctgcCGCAATCTATACAGACTTTGTCTGGCAATGT CCCCAAGCTATTCTCGCCAACATTTCAGCCTCCGTCAATCCAACATGGCGATTCTACTTCAATGCCTCGGTCACAAGTCTTTTAGACGACAAATACTCCTGGCTTGGCAAATTCCACGGCTCAGACGTCCTTCTGCTGTTCAATACACCAACCTTTGACACGATGTCACCACAACTCTACACATTTGTGGAGTATCTTCGAGGAGTTGTGGGGAGATTTGTCAGAAACCCGCAAGCTGGACCAGGCTGGCCCGTTGGATCGAGATATGTTGCAAACCTGGGAGATGTCGGACAGACACAGACATCAGGACCTTCAATCATCGACCAAACAGTGCTGGATCAGAGATGCAGCCTGTACGAGTCGATTTATCCTCTCATCGAAGAGTATGTATTATCAGTTTAA